A stretch of the Erinaceus europaeus chromosome 1, mEriEur2.1, whole genome shotgun sequence genome encodes the following:
- the MROH1 gene encoding maestro heat-like repeat-containing protein family member 1 isoform X3: MSGSESYIKKLSTILLDAVTDKDPLVQDQVCSALGTLGESQPEETLRACEEYLRQHEKLAHPYRTMILRAMETVVSSHIDKLDKDTARAIIFLASNEMTRVKELVTDWQQAASSVLVAVGKRFICPVMEEMLTKFQPGLLPHPFIVQTLANLSISNVFGMVPFLTSILSTMLPMLSLAKHDSMRVVFCCALQRFSESTLEYLANLDQAPDPTVRKDAFATDILSAYDILFHQWLQSREAKLRLAVVEALGPMSHLLPSEKLEEQLPKLLPGVLALYKKHAEAFHVSKSLGQILEVAVSVGSRTLEVQLDSLLAALHAQNCVPVESPSPLVKSNQKEVLRCLTVLACCSPDRLLAFLLPKLDISNERIRVGTLQVLRHIINSAAAQMEVKKPFILSSMRLPLMDTNNKVKRAVVQVISAMAHHGYLEQPGGEAMIEYIVQQCALTPELEPEKLSPDGEELTADSVRAVSVSTLFLVSTTVDRMCDVLWPYLLEFLTPARFTGALTPLCQSLVQLAQKRQERGPNALLIQYDQHVSLPSPYAIITRLLAVSSSPYLGDKRGAASLRLLQVLHGNIHPSLGRRWDTTIPLLLEYLDDHNEETLPQKEWEEKLLMFLRDTLTIVSDNTWICQLSLEMCKQLPSYNETPQEKNFLYKCIGTTLGTASNKEVVKKHLQELLETARYQEEAEHEGLANCFGLCAISHLDNTLAQLENFVKSDVFRKSIGIFNLFKDRSENEVERMKGALILCYGHVATRAPQELVLARVESDILRNMFHYFSTKDPTLKLCLVQSVCMVSQAITSSAQAGSFHFSRKAELVAQMMELIKAEPPDSLRTPIRKKAMLACTHLVPLEPRLEEPARADMIHSCLHSVLAVLPEHQVDGQENQELLYQDTLHALENLLISLLQQDMTPQGLQIMVEYLSPWIKSPQGYERERALHLSAHLLQHFLEHLQVSALVPFHNLGLLVGLFAPRCTDLWSATRQEAVSCVHSLLYLQLGYEGFSRDYRDDVAERLLTLKEGLLHSDPTTLFHTCHSIAQIIARRLPPDQLISLLLTLFESLGDLDKNCSRASTVMINCLLKERGSMLLEKVPEIVSVLRSKLQETQEEHVLQAAQHSMFLLASQHPVAVVSSLLGSPLPFDSHICTLWRALAVEPSLTARVLALLLEKMNRDVPFKESRTFLLSSSPDRVATLLPLAATCALYEVASAPASGPAVLELYPQLFSALLLRVSCTMGVQLPRNLQAKERRSSSQAARSLEPCSTAVEALRAMLLRGSSEDVVQHMDQEGGWEMLGSPEGHEAGVSLLSSAMAKLAGPRLPLVMKVLVNAQSSVYENQRITSTAFLAEVLSSNVVNDLMLLDSLLDSLTARQKDPSAGVRRLVLRGLANMASGSREQVQTHGPQLLMAMIGGLDDGDDPHSLVALEAMAGLARLVGLLEPGDLHSVLLHVAIRIRPFFDSEKMEFRATSIQLFGHLNKACHGDCEDVFLEQVVGGLVPLLLHLQDPQALVASACKFALCMCAPNMECEDLEAAFQKHLQEGRGLHFGEFLNTTCKHLMHHFPELLGRLVSTSLFYFKSCWEDIRAAAPMLTGFLVLHVEPEHQPQVDLEQLVMALQFLLRDPAPTVRVKAAETLGHLVKFA, translated from the exons CTGGCACATCCCTACCGCACGATGATCCTGAGGGCCATGGAGACGGTTGTGAGCAGCCACATCGACAAGTTGGACAAGGACACAGCCAGGGCCATCATCTTCCTAGCCTCCAATGAGATGACCAGGGTGAAG GAACTGGTGACTGACTGGCAGCAGGCTGCCAGCAGTGTCCTGGTGGCTGTGGGGAAGCGCTTCATTTGCCCAGTGATGGAGGAGATGCTGACCAAGTTCCAACCCGGCCTCCTGCCCCACCCTTTCATTGTTCAGACCTTGGCCAACCTCTCCATCTCCAACG tgtTTGGCATGGTGCCCTTCCTGACATCCATCCTCAGCACCATGCTGCCCATGCTGAGCCTGGCCAAGCACGACTCCATGCGGGTGGTGTTCTGCTGCG CTCTGCAGCGCTTCAGTGAGAGCACCCTGGAGTACCTGGCCAACCTGGACCAGGCCCCGGACCCCACAGTCAGGAAGGATGCCTTTGCCACTGACATCCTCAGCGCCTACGACATCCTCTTTCACCAGTGGCTGCAGAGCCGAGAGGCCAAG CTCCGGCTGGCTGTGGTGGAAGCCTTGGGGCCCATGAGCCACCTGCTGCCCAGTGAGAAGCTGGAAGAGCAGCTCCCCAAACTCCTGCCCGGAGTCCTGGCACTCTACAAGAAGCACGCCGAAGCCTTCCATGTGTCCAAG AGCTTGGGCCAGATCCTTGAGGTGGCTGTGAGCGTGGGCAGCCGCACACTGGAGGTCCAGCTTGACTCTCTCCTGGCTGCTCTGCATGCACAG AACTGCGTGCCAGTGGAGTCACCCAGCCCCCTGGTAAAGAGCAACCAGAAGGAGGTGCTGCGCTGCCTCACTGTGCTGG CTTGCTGCTCACCTGATCGCCTGTTGGCCTTTCTGCTGCCCAAGCTCGACATCAGCAACGAGCGGATCCGAGTAGGCACCTTGCAGGTCCTCAGGCACATCATCAACTCGGCTG CTGCTCAGATGGAGGTTAAGAAGCCCTTTATTCTCTCTTCCATGAGGCTCCCTCTGATGGACACCAACAACAAG GTGAAGCGGGCTGTGGTACAGGTGATCAGTGCCATGGCCCATCATGGCTACTTGGAGCAGCCTGGGGGCGAAGCCATGATTGAGTACATCGTGCAGCAGTGCGCGCTCACCCCTGAGCTGGAG cctGAGAAGCTGAGTCCTGACGGGGAGGAGCTCACAGCAGACAGCGTGCGGGCCGTCAGTGTCAGCACCCTCTTCTTGGTCAGCACCACCGTGGACAGAATGTGTGAT GTCCTCTGGCCCTACCTACTTGAGTTCCTCACCCCGGCGCGATTCACAGGGGCCCTGACACCACTCTGCCAGAGCCTTGTACAGCTGGCTCAGAAGAGGCAGGAAAGGGGCCCTAATGCCCTCCTCATCCAGTATGACCAACACG TGAGCCTCCCGTCCCCCTACGCCATCATCACCAGGCTTCTG GCTGTGTCTTCCAGCCCCTACCTGGGGGACAAACGTGGGGCGGCCTCGCTGCGCCTCCTGCAAGTACTGCACGGCAACATCCACCCCTCACTGGGCCGGCGATGGGACACCACCATCCCCCTGCTGCTGGAGTATCTGGATG ACCATAATGAGGAAACCCTACCACAGAAGGAGTGGGAGGAAAAACTGCTGATG TTCCTCCGGGACACTCTAACTATCGTGTCTGACAACACCTGGATCTGCCAACTGAGCCTAGAGATGTGCAAGCAGCTCCCCAGCTACAACGAGACACCCCAGGAGAAG AACTTCCTGTACAAGTGCATAGGGACCACACTGGGTACTGCTTCCAACAAGGAGGTGGTGAAGAAACACCTACAGGAACTGCTGGAGACAGCCAGATACCAGGAAGAGGCAGAGCATGAG GGTCTCGCCAACTGTTTTGGGCTCTGTGCCATCTCCCACCTGGACAACACCCTGGCCCAGCTGGAGAACTTTGTGAAGTCAGATGTGTTCAGAAAATCCATTGGCATTTTCAACCTCTTTAAG GACCGGAGTGAGAACGAGGTGGAGAGAATGAAGGGCGCTCTGATCCTGTGCTATGGGCACGTTGCCACACGGGCCCCTCAGGAACTGGTCCTGGCCCGGGTGGAGTCCGACATCCTCAGGAACATGTTTCACTACTTCAGTACCAAG GACCCAACCCTGAAGCTGTGCCTGGTGCAGAGTGTGTGCATGGTCAGCCAGGCCATCACCAGCAGTGCACAGGCTGGCTCCTTCCACTTCTCCCGGAAGGCAGAGCTGGTGGCACAGATGATG GAACTCATTAAGGCTGAGCCCCCAGACTCGCTGAGGACGCCCATCCGGAAGAAAGCCATGCTGGCCTGTACACACCTGGT GCCCCTGGAGCCAAGGCTGGAGGAGCCGGCACGAGCGGACATGATCCATAGCTGTCTGCACAGTGTCCTGGCCGTGCTGCCTGAGCACCAGGTAGATGGCCAAGAAAATCAGGAG CTCCTATACCAAGATACCTTGCATGCCTTGGAGAACCTGCTCATCAGCCTCCTTCAGCAGGACATGACTCCTCAGGGCTTGCAGATCATGGTGGAG TACCTGAGTCCATGGATCAAGTCTCCTCAGGGCTACGAGCGGGAGAGAGCACTGCACTTGAGTGCCCACCTGTTGCAACACTTCCTGGAGCACCTGCAAGTCAGC GCCCTGGTGCCTTTCCACAACCTGGGCCTCCTTGTCGGCCTCTTTGCCCCACGGTGCACAGACCTGTGGTCTGCCACACGCCAGGAGGCGGTAAGCTGCGTCCATTCGCTGCTCTACCTCCAGCTGGGATATGAGG GCTTTTCACGTGACTACCGGGATGATGTAGCTGAGCGGCTCCTCACCCTCAAAGAGGGCCTCCTGCATTCCGACCCGACCACTCTCTTCCACACCTGCCACAGCATCGCCCAG ATCATTGCAAGGCGCCTCCCACCAGATCAGCTCATCAGCCTCTTGCTGACCTTGTTTGAGAGCTTGGGAGACCTGGACAAGAATTGCTCTCGTGCCTCCACAGTCATGATCAACTGCCTACTGAAGGAACGGGGCAGCATGCTGTTGGAGAAG GTACCCGAGATTGTGAGTGTGCTGCGCTCCAAGCTGCAGGAGACACAGGAGGAGCACGTCTTACAGGCGGCGCAGCATAGCATGTTCCTCCTAGCATCTCAGCACCCCGTGGCTGTGGTGTCCAGCCTGCTGGGCAGCCCCCTGCCATTTGACAG CCACATCTGTACCCTGTGGCGTGCCCTGGCTGTAGAGCCCAGCCTCACTGCCCGGGTTCTAGCACTGCTTCTGGAGAAAATGAACAGAGATGTCCCATTCAAGGAGAGCCGGACCTTCCTGCTGAGCAGCTCCCCTGACCGTGTGGCCACATTGCTGCCCTTGGCG GCCACCTGTGCTTTGTATGAAGTGGCATCCGCCCCGGCGTCTGGGCCTGCTGTGCTGGAGCTCTACCCCCAGCTGTTCTCAGCACTCCTGCTACGTGTCAGCTGCACCATGGGCGTCCAGCTGCCCCGCAACCTGCAGGCCAAGGAGCGGAGGAGCAGCAGCCAGGCCGCCCGGAGCCTGGAGCCTTGCAG CACTGCGGTGGAGGCACTACGGGCCATGCTACTTCGAGGCAGCAGTGAGGACGTGGTACAGCACATGGACCAGGAGGGAGGCTGGGAGATGCTGGGATCCCCAGAGGGCCACGAGGCAGGTGTTAGCCTGTTGTCCAG TGCCATGGCCAAGCTTGCAGGCCCCCGGCTGCCCCTAGTGATGAAGGTGCTGGTGAACGCACAGAGCAGCGTGTAtgagaaccagaggatcacttCCACCGCCTTCCTGGCTGAG GTGCTCAGCAGCAACGTGGTGAATGACCTGATGCTCCTAGACTCCCTGCTGGACAGCCTAACAGCACGGCAAAAGGATCCAAGTGCTGGCGTGCGGAGGCTTGTGCTCCGAGGCCTAGCCAACATGGCCTCTGGCTCCCGGGAGCAG GTGCAGACTCATGGCCCCCAGCTCTTGATGGCCATGATTGGTGGGCTGGACGACGGGGATGACCCACACAGCCTGGTGGCCTTGGAGGCCATGGCAGGCCTGGCCAGGCTGGTGGGCCTGTTGGAGCCTGGGGACCTGCACTCAGTCTTGCTGCACGTAGCTATCCGTATCCGGCCGTTCTTCGACAGT GAGAAGATGGAGTTTCGAGCCACTTCCATCCAGCTCTTTGGGCACCTCAACAAGGCCTGCCACGGGGACTGTGAAGATGTCTTCCTGGAGCAGGTGGTGGGTGGGCTGGTGCCCCTGCTGCTGCACCTGCAGGACCCCCAGGCCCTCGTGGCCAGT GCCTGTAAGTTTGCCCTGTGCATGTGCGCCCCCAACATGGAGTGTGAGGACCTGGAGGCCGCCTTCCAGAAGCACCTGCAAGAGGGCCGGGGGCTGCACTTCGGGGAATTTCTCAACACCACCTGCAAACACCTG ATGCACCACTTCCCGGAGCTGCTGGGCCGCCTGGTGAGCACCAGTCTGTTCTACTTCAAGAGCTGCTGGGAAGACATCCGAGCTGCTGCCCCCATGCTCACAG ggtTCCTGGTGTTACACGTGGAGCCGGAGCACCAGCCCCAGGTGGATCTGGAGCAGCTTGTTATGG cACTGCAGTTCCTGCTGAGGGATCCGGCCCCCACTGTGCGTGTGAAGGCTGCAGAGACCCTGGGCCACCTGGTAAAGTTTGCCTGA
- the MROH1 gene encoding maestro heat-like repeat-containing protein family member 1 isoform X1: MSGSESYIKKLSTILLDAVTDKDPLVQDQVCSALGTLGESQPEETLRACEEYLRQHEKLAHPYRTMILRAMETVVSSHIDKLDKDTARAIIFLASNEMTRVKELVTDWQQAASSVLVAVGKRFICPVMEEMLTKFQPGLLPHPFIVQTLANLSISNVFGMVPFLTSILSTMLPMLSLAKHDSMRVVFCCALQRFSESTLEYLANLDQAPDPTVRKDAFATDILSAYDILFHQWLQSREAKLRLAVVEALGPMSHLLPSEKLEEQLPKLLPGVLALYKKHAEAFHVSKSLGQILEVAVSVGSRTLEVQLDSLLAALHAQNCVPVESPSPLVKSNQKEVLRCLTVLACCSPDRLLAFLLPKLDISNERIRVGTLQVLRHIINSAAAQMEVKKPFILSSMRLPLMDTNNKVKRAVVQVISAMAHHGYLEQPGGEAMIEYIVQQCALTPELEPEKLSPDGEELTADSVRAVSVSTLFLVSTTVDRMCDVLWPYLLEFLTPARFTGALTPLCQSLVQLAQKRQERGPNALLIQYDQHVSLPSPYAIITRLLAVSSSPYLGDKRGAASLRLLQVLHGNIHPSLGRRWDTTIPLLLEYLDDHNEETLPQKEWEEKLLMFLRDTLTIVSDNTWICQLSLEMCKQLPSYNETPQEKNFLYKCIGTTLGTASNKEVVKKHLQELLETARYQEEAEHEGLANCFGLCAISHLDNTLAQLENFVKSDVFRKSIGIFNLFKDRSENEVERMKGALILCYGHVATRAPQELVLARVESDILRNMFHYFSTKVLGIKVETKDPTLKLCLVQSVCMVSQAITSSAQAGSFHFSRKAELVAQMMELIKAEPPDSLRTPIRKKAMLACTHLVPLEPRLEEPARADMIHSCLHSVLAVLPEHQVDGQENQELLYQDTLHALENLLISLLQQDMTPQGLQIMVEYLSPWIKSPQGYERERALHLSAHLLQHFLEHLQVSALVPFHNLGLLVGLFAPRCTDLWSATRQEAVSCVHSLLYLQLGYEGFSRDYRDDVAERLLTLKEGLLHSDPTTLFHTCHSIAQIIARRLPPDQLISLLLTLFESLGDLDKNCSRASTVMINCLLKERGSMLLEKVPEIVSVLRSKLQETQEEHVLQAAQHSMFLLASQHPVAVVSSLLGSPLPFDSHICTLWRALAVEPSLTARVLALLLEKMNRDVPFKESRTFLLSSSPDRVATLLPLAATCALYEVASAPASGPAVLELYPQLFSALLLRVSCTMGVQLPRNLQAKERRSSSQAARSLEPCSTAVEALRAMLLRGSSEDVVQHMDQEGGWEMLGSPEGHEAGVSLLSSAMAKLAGPRLPLVMKVLVNAQSSVYENQRITSTAFLAEVLSSNVVNDLMLLDSLLDSLTARQKDPSAGVRRLVLRGLANMASGSREQVQTHGPQLLMAMIGGLDDGDDPHSLVALEAMAGLARLVGLLEPGDLHSVLLHVAIRIRPFFDSEKMEFRATSIQLFGHLNKACHGDCEDVFLEQVVGGLVPLLLHLQDPQALVASACKFALCMCAPNMECEDLEAAFQKHLQEGRGLHFGEFLNTTCKHLMHHFPELLGRLVSTSLFYFKSCWEDIRAAAPMLTGFLVLHVEPEHQPQVDLEQLVMALQFLLRDPAPTVRVKAAETLGHLVKFA; encoded by the exons CTGGCACATCCCTACCGCACGATGATCCTGAGGGCCATGGAGACGGTTGTGAGCAGCCACATCGACAAGTTGGACAAGGACACAGCCAGGGCCATCATCTTCCTAGCCTCCAATGAGATGACCAGGGTGAAG GAACTGGTGACTGACTGGCAGCAGGCTGCCAGCAGTGTCCTGGTGGCTGTGGGGAAGCGCTTCATTTGCCCAGTGATGGAGGAGATGCTGACCAAGTTCCAACCCGGCCTCCTGCCCCACCCTTTCATTGTTCAGACCTTGGCCAACCTCTCCATCTCCAACG tgtTTGGCATGGTGCCCTTCCTGACATCCATCCTCAGCACCATGCTGCCCATGCTGAGCCTGGCCAAGCACGACTCCATGCGGGTGGTGTTCTGCTGCG CTCTGCAGCGCTTCAGTGAGAGCACCCTGGAGTACCTGGCCAACCTGGACCAGGCCCCGGACCCCACAGTCAGGAAGGATGCCTTTGCCACTGACATCCTCAGCGCCTACGACATCCTCTTTCACCAGTGGCTGCAGAGCCGAGAGGCCAAG CTCCGGCTGGCTGTGGTGGAAGCCTTGGGGCCCATGAGCCACCTGCTGCCCAGTGAGAAGCTGGAAGAGCAGCTCCCCAAACTCCTGCCCGGAGTCCTGGCACTCTACAAGAAGCACGCCGAAGCCTTCCATGTGTCCAAG AGCTTGGGCCAGATCCTTGAGGTGGCTGTGAGCGTGGGCAGCCGCACACTGGAGGTCCAGCTTGACTCTCTCCTGGCTGCTCTGCATGCACAG AACTGCGTGCCAGTGGAGTCACCCAGCCCCCTGGTAAAGAGCAACCAGAAGGAGGTGCTGCGCTGCCTCACTGTGCTGG CTTGCTGCTCACCTGATCGCCTGTTGGCCTTTCTGCTGCCCAAGCTCGACATCAGCAACGAGCGGATCCGAGTAGGCACCTTGCAGGTCCTCAGGCACATCATCAACTCGGCTG CTGCTCAGATGGAGGTTAAGAAGCCCTTTATTCTCTCTTCCATGAGGCTCCCTCTGATGGACACCAACAACAAG GTGAAGCGGGCTGTGGTACAGGTGATCAGTGCCATGGCCCATCATGGCTACTTGGAGCAGCCTGGGGGCGAAGCCATGATTGAGTACATCGTGCAGCAGTGCGCGCTCACCCCTGAGCTGGAG cctGAGAAGCTGAGTCCTGACGGGGAGGAGCTCACAGCAGACAGCGTGCGGGCCGTCAGTGTCAGCACCCTCTTCTTGGTCAGCACCACCGTGGACAGAATGTGTGAT GTCCTCTGGCCCTACCTACTTGAGTTCCTCACCCCGGCGCGATTCACAGGGGCCCTGACACCACTCTGCCAGAGCCTTGTACAGCTGGCTCAGAAGAGGCAGGAAAGGGGCCCTAATGCCCTCCTCATCCAGTATGACCAACACG TGAGCCTCCCGTCCCCCTACGCCATCATCACCAGGCTTCTG GCTGTGTCTTCCAGCCCCTACCTGGGGGACAAACGTGGGGCGGCCTCGCTGCGCCTCCTGCAAGTACTGCACGGCAACATCCACCCCTCACTGGGCCGGCGATGGGACACCACCATCCCCCTGCTGCTGGAGTATCTGGATG ACCATAATGAGGAAACCCTACCACAGAAGGAGTGGGAGGAAAAACTGCTGATG TTCCTCCGGGACACTCTAACTATCGTGTCTGACAACACCTGGATCTGCCAACTGAGCCTAGAGATGTGCAAGCAGCTCCCCAGCTACAACGAGACACCCCAGGAGAAG AACTTCCTGTACAAGTGCATAGGGACCACACTGGGTACTGCTTCCAACAAGGAGGTGGTGAAGAAACACCTACAGGAACTGCTGGAGACAGCCAGATACCAGGAAGAGGCAGAGCATGAG GGTCTCGCCAACTGTTTTGGGCTCTGTGCCATCTCCCACCTGGACAACACCCTGGCCCAGCTGGAGAACTTTGTGAAGTCAGATGTGTTCAGAAAATCCATTGGCATTTTCAACCTCTTTAAG GACCGGAGTGAGAACGAGGTGGAGAGAATGAAGGGCGCTCTGATCCTGTGCTATGGGCACGTTGCCACACGGGCCCCTCAGGAACTGGTCCTGGCCCGGGTGGAGTCCGACATCCTCAGGAACATGTTTCACTACTTCAGTACCAAG GTTCTGGGAATAAAGGTAGAGACCAAG GACCCAACCCTGAAGCTGTGCCTGGTGCAGAGTGTGTGCATGGTCAGCCAGGCCATCACCAGCAGTGCACAGGCTGGCTCCTTCCACTTCTCCCGGAAGGCAGAGCTGGTGGCACAGATGATG GAACTCATTAAGGCTGAGCCCCCAGACTCGCTGAGGACGCCCATCCGGAAGAAAGCCATGCTGGCCTGTACACACCTGGT GCCCCTGGAGCCAAGGCTGGAGGAGCCGGCACGAGCGGACATGATCCATAGCTGTCTGCACAGTGTCCTGGCCGTGCTGCCTGAGCACCAGGTAGATGGCCAAGAAAATCAGGAG CTCCTATACCAAGATACCTTGCATGCCTTGGAGAACCTGCTCATCAGCCTCCTTCAGCAGGACATGACTCCTCAGGGCTTGCAGATCATGGTGGAG TACCTGAGTCCATGGATCAAGTCTCCTCAGGGCTACGAGCGGGAGAGAGCACTGCACTTGAGTGCCCACCTGTTGCAACACTTCCTGGAGCACCTGCAAGTCAGC GCCCTGGTGCCTTTCCACAACCTGGGCCTCCTTGTCGGCCTCTTTGCCCCACGGTGCACAGACCTGTGGTCTGCCACACGCCAGGAGGCGGTAAGCTGCGTCCATTCGCTGCTCTACCTCCAGCTGGGATATGAGG GCTTTTCACGTGACTACCGGGATGATGTAGCTGAGCGGCTCCTCACCCTCAAAGAGGGCCTCCTGCATTCCGACCCGACCACTCTCTTCCACACCTGCCACAGCATCGCCCAG ATCATTGCAAGGCGCCTCCCACCAGATCAGCTCATCAGCCTCTTGCTGACCTTGTTTGAGAGCTTGGGAGACCTGGACAAGAATTGCTCTCGTGCCTCCACAGTCATGATCAACTGCCTACTGAAGGAACGGGGCAGCATGCTGTTGGAGAAG GTACCCGAGATTGTGAGTGTGCTGCGCTCCAAGCTGCAGGAGACACAGGAGGAGCACGTCTTACAGGCGGCGCAGCATAGCATGTTCCTCCTAGCATCTCAGCACCCCGTGGCTGTGGTGTCCAGCCTGCTGGGCAGCCCCCTGCCATTTGACAG CCACATCTGTACCCTGTGGCGTGCCCTGGCTGTAGAGCCCAGCCTCACTGCCCGGGTTCTAGCACTGCTTCTGGAGAAAATGAACAGAGATGTCCCATTCAAGGAGAGCCGGACCTTCCTGCTGAGCAGCTCCCCTGACCGTGTGGCCACATTGCTGCCCTTGGCG GCCACCTGTGCTTTGTATGAAGTGGCATCCGCCCCGGCGTCTGGGCCTGCTGTGCTGGAGCTCTACCCCCAGCTGTTCTCAGCACTCCTGCTACGTGTCAGCTGCACCATGGGCGTCCAGCTGCCCCGCAACCTGCAGGCCAAGGAGCGGAGGAGCAGCAGCCAGGCCGCCCGGAGCCTGGAGCCTTGCAG CACTGCGGTGGAGGCACTACGGGCCATGCTACTTCGAGGCAGCAGTGAGGACGTGGTACAGCACATGGACCAGGAGGGAGGCTGGGAGATGCTGGGATCCCCAGAGGGCCACGAGGCAGGTGTTAGCCTGTTGTCCAG TGCCATGGCCAAGCTTGCAGGCCCCCGGCTGCCCCTAGTGATGAAGGTGCTGGTGAACGCACAGAGCAGCGTGTAtgagaaccagaggatcacttCCACCGCCTTCCTGGCTGAG GTGCTCAGCAGCAACGTGGTGAATGACCTGATGCTCCTAGACTCCCTGCTGGACAGCCTAACAGCACGGCAAAAGGATCCAAGTGCTGGCGTGCGGAGGCTTGTGCTCCGAGGCCTAGCCAACATGGCCTCTGGCTCCCGGGAGCAG GTGCAGACTCATGGCCCCCAGCTCTTGATGGCCATGATTGGTGGGCTGGACGACGGGGATGACCCACACAGCCTGGTGGCCTTGGAGGCCATGGCAGGCCTGGCCAGGCTGGTGGGCCTGTTGGAGCCTGGGGACCTGCACTCAGTCTTGCTGCACGTAGCTATCCGTATCCGGCCGTTCTTCGACAGT GAGAAGATGGAGTTTCGAGCCACTTCCATCCAGCTCTTTGGGCACCTCAACAAGGCCTGCCACGGGGACTGTGAAGATGTCTTCCTGGAGCAGGTGGTGGGTGGGCTGGTGCCCCTGCTGCTGCACCTGCAGGACCCCCAGGCCCTCGTGGCCAGT GCCTGTAAGTTTGCCCTGTGCATGTGCGCCCCCAACATGGAGTGTGAGGACCTGGAGGCCGCCTTCCAGAAGCACCTGCAAGAGGGCCGGGGGCTGCACTTCGGGGAATTTCTCAACACCACCTGCAAACACCTG ATGCACCACTTCCCGGAGCTGCTGGGCCGCCTGGTGAGCACCAGTCTGTTCTACTTCAAGAGCTGCTGGGAAGACATCCGAGCTGCTGCCCCCATGCTCACAG ggtTCCTGGTGTTACACGTGGAGCCGGAGCACCAGCCCCAGGTGGATCTGGAGCAGCTTGTTATGG cACTGCAGTTCCTGCTGAGGGATCCGGCCCCCACTGTGCGTGTGAAGGCTGCAGAGACCCTGGGCCACCTGGTAAAGTTTGCCTGA